Genomic segment of Salvia splendens isolate huo1 chromosome 12, SspV2, whole genome shotgun sequence:
ccgtctaggtcgggagcgtttccgggaacggagatgggtttgtagcggtcgaggatgaggtcgcggccgccttccccttggccttcgcagccttgatgccgggaggacaccggtgtgccggaactcccttcatccacgtacgtccggttgaggtcaaccgggtgattgccgctgccgctgctcgtgtaatcaccagcttcggtggtcttcgtcctcttcggcgcaccagtgtgcagaattccaccttggaacttctgcttgtccctcaagagcgcccagatggcctcgtgcttgaagtcgccgtacatcgaccggtacgacaacagcgctttagcgcgcacgtcgctcaagctctcgccgctcccctgtgcccgcgtgaacttctcgaactccgccgcgtacaagttcacttgcttcttcacttgatcccagtgcttgcggagttgctcacgtttgTGTCTGTACGCGGTCGGAGGCTTGGCCTCATTGTAGaggccggcgatgcgctcccagtacgcgaccTGCCCGTGGTTGTTCGCGAaaatcggatcttccgatatatctacccaacaccgggccaaaatgagggtttcgtcgtcggtgtagttcgtacggccggaggcgtactcatcgcaatttccgggaggcggcaacttctgcgcccgctgccgcttccgcttctttttggctggggcggaagcggtcgcggcgggtttgggatcggccgctgcggcgtcACGGCGGGAGGGAGCGCttggtcggtttggagacggctctatgtcagacaacccgtacgattccgtactgaaatcgggatcgtactgggtgtcggcgtcgaacgaacgatattcgccgggttctgtacccggccaacgcgcctctccgctaaatataggactattgggacttgaatacatttcgtagtaattatgtaaatgtaataagtttcgaaagtaaaatcgtgaaatgaaattacaaatgaactctatttataaaaaaacgaaaccgcgtgccatcgtccgcgtcgatcgtctgcatagcccacagtgggccggacgatggcgcggacgatggcctatcgtccgcggccatcatccgcgtaggccgcaatggggcggacgatggcacagACGATGGGCATCGTCCGCTCTATACTCCGCGTCCTACTaagggcgcgacgatcgtccgcggcctatgtcacgcacccgcaatggggcggacgatggcgggcgcggacgatgcgcgccatcgggcttGCCATCGTCCTCcctaggggtgggtaggtacggtataccttaccgaaaccaccataccgtataccttaccttaaatacggtatgcgaaaaaatcatacctttaccttaccaaagttttcggtataccgaacttcggtataccttattttcggtatgacgaatttccatactgataccgtacctcattttcggtatatcataccgaagttcggtatacctgactttcaacatcaattaaaatagaaaattagagtttttagaatattatttatattttataatttaaaaaataaattaaatataatttattcataattatatttatatttcacaatagattttataatttaaaaatataaaaaatatattttatatataattgtgtttatatttttgtggtatataccttagtttacggtatataccttaatttacggtatagaccgaatttcggtatacagcggtataccgcggtatttgaaaatccataccgttaccttaccgaaatttttcggtaaggtatcataccgtaccgaaagtcacggtataccaaaaattcggtattttcgatattttttcggtacgataaggccggtatttcgatatttcggtatttttccccagccctagtcACTCctccccattgcggatggcctaatggGTTGTAATACTCCAACTTGCTAAAATAGCTAtcatattttcaaatttcactttttatttattccaaAAAGATATCATATTTTCtagtatttcaaaaaaaataaacatgaattactatacttaattatattttctctctcctcattattaatttttccaaataatagaataataaaacctttcaTCTCGATCCAAACAAACactaaacaatttcttaaaagttGGGAGCCTTTCATCTTGTTTAATTTAATAACGTATGTTTTAAATAATCTCATCCAAAGCCAAACAGCAGACATATTTCTTATCGAAAATTCGAAGATCGTAgtacttcaaaaattcatttcccATAACCTTCTAAATAGTAAAAACcatatttaatttttggatCACATGAAACAATGGCTGCCTACTCTGCCGTGACTGTTTTCCGGCAGACACTGGAGCAGCTGCTGGATTCCGACCAGTTTCCTCCTCATGTTTCTAAGACTCAAATCGTATCCCTCCATGAAAACGTCTGCTCCTTGCAATCCTCTCTCGATAAAATCCCCTTCGCTCCTAAagtaaagagagagaaaatgaaggaTCTGCAAAACAGAATCAGAGAAGCCATCTACGCAGCTCAAGACGAGGTTGACTATTGGATCAGAGGCAATTCGCCACATGGATCCGATGAAAACACCATGAAGAAGCTCGAAGAAGACATAAAACTGGTGGAAAAAGATGCGGTGGAGATGGAGCGGGAGACTAGAAACGACGGGGATCTGTTCCGAGAGAGTTCCCCTCAGCCTCGGTTCAATTTCAGCAGCAAAGACAAGATCGTGGGACAGGAGGAAGACTTCAAAGTGGTGAGCGAGCGGTTGGAGTCGGGCGAGAAAGCGCGTGTAGTGATTCCCATCACCGGGCTGCCTGGCATCGGTAAAACTGCTCTTGTCAGAAGTATCTACGACGATATAGAGACGAGGAAGCAGTTCAATATTCGAGCTTGGATTACAGTGTCACAAGATGTCAACTACCAAGAGATGTTCTCCAATATCTTGAGCTCTATGGAGAGCAAGAACTACCGAGCAGGGCACTACGCCTTTGTGGCCGACGAGCAGATCTTGCTCCTACGCCTGTATCAGGAGCTTTCCAATCTCAGGTTTCTAATCGTCGTGGATGATGTCTGGGACACTAATGTTTGGGGTCGGCTGGAGATGGCCTTTCCTGATAACAAAAACGGGAGTCGGATTCTTCTCACAACCAGGATTCTGGAGGTGGCTCGTTCAGTCAGTAGATATGGATTTATTCATCATATGAAGCCACTGGGTCCGGAACACAGCTGGGAGTTGCTGTGTTATAGGGTATTTGGTGATAAACTTGAAGACTATGAGGATGACATTACAAAAGCCTGCCCTGCTCATTTAAAGGATATTGGAAGGAGAATCGCAGAGAAGTGTAATGGTCTTCCTCTGTCAATTATGGTGGTTGGGGGACTCCTCCTTCAGGAGAGAGCAAACTTAGAGTACTGGAAAAGGATTGAAGAAGATACTGTTGGTGCTGCTGCAGTTGGTGATGATTCTTACATGGAGATCTTATCCCTCAGTTACAATAACATGCCTGCTTATCTCAAACCCTGTTTCCTATACATGGTAGCATTCCCAGAAGAAGCTGGGATACGTGTCTCTAAACTCATCAAACTTTGGGTTGCTGAAGGCTTCTTTCCAAAACCATCACTTCCCACACAAACCATGGAACTTGTGGCGCACAAAGCCTTGGAGGATCTTATAGACAGAAATCTCATTTCAATTAGCGAGAAAAGTTCCAATGGTGGAATCAAAGTTTGTTGGATGCACGATATTTTACGGGAAATGGCTGAGATAGAAGCCAGAAAAGAGAAGTTTTTCCATTGCAGGAAGAAGTATGATCAGGGACTAGAAGAAGGTACCAAGTTCCAGAGGCGCGTGTCCGTTCACAAAAACCTTCTCATGAGCCTCGAAGATGTTTACGAGACCACAAAAACAATCACATCTGCACGCACTCTTCTCTACGTAGGGCCCCATCACCACCACCCCTTGCCTTTCTGTTTAACTTTCGATCTTCTCAGAGTGTTGGATGCCTTCACAGTCTACTTTGTTGAGTTTCCTGATGAATTTCTTCAACTTGTTCATTTGACATATCTTTCTCTTACCTACAATGACGAAATTCCTCCAGAGATATCCCTACTC
This window contains:
- the LOC121758989 gene encoding putative late blight resistance protein homolog R1A-3, yielding MAAYSAVTVFRQTLEQLLDSDQFPPHVSKTQIVSLHENVCSLQSSLDKIPFAPKVKREKMKDLQNRIREAIYAAQDEVDYWIRGNSPHGSDENTMKKLEEDIKLVEKDAVEMERETRNDGDLFRESSPQPRFNFSSKDKIVGQEEDFKVVSERLESGEKARVVIPITGLPGIGKTALVRSIYDDIETRKQFNIRAWITVSQDVNYQEMFSNILSSMESKNYRAGHYAFVADEQILLLRLYQELSNLRFLIVVDDVWDTNVWGRLEMAFPDNKNGSRILLTTRILEVARSVSRYGFIHHMKPLGPEHSWELLCYRVFGDKLEDYEDDITKACPAHLKDIGRRIAEKCNGLPLSIMVVGGLLLQERANLEYWKRIEEDTVGAAAVGDDSYMEILSLSYNNMPAYLKPCFLYMVAFPEEAGIRVSKLIKLWVAEGFFPKPSLPTQTMELVAHKALEDLIDRNLISISEKSSNGGIKVCWMHDILREMAEIEARKEKFFHCRKKYDQGLEEGTKFQRRVSVHKNLLMSLEDVYETTKTITSARTLLYVGPHHHHPLPFCLTFDLLRVLDAFTVYFVEFPDEFLQLVHLTYLSLTYNDEIPPEISLLQKLQVLMVQRKPKLIFVGVSFLPDEIWEMPELRHLWFTETDFPPLPSAPRGDIYMLFNLQTLASVNAAYFTDEILGNIPNLRKLAMWIEVPDKIGFNVAKLSKLEHFKLIVLKPIPGKGIEVEAENFFPRTLKRVTLSGTGLPWEYMEFLAKELKDLQVLKLKEVAFHGDEWCPDYEFKQLKYLLIEYLHFKTWEATYEIFPRLQRLIVRHCYELEEIPQDIGYVGALEMMELVDCSPQAVDSAEQIIDEQKNFGNNGFEESQVTEHDINGDMAEPCPTPTTETIQSEEEPAPVDELENQSEVDTVRKLRPRRAIKQPERYQDFVSK